The Parus major isolate Abel chromosome 5, Parus_major1.1, whole genome shotgun sequence genome contains a region encoding:
- the SOCS4 gene encoding suppressor of cytokine signaling 4, with the protein MAENKDSSAKNADVRPKSSRSRSADRKDGYVWSGKKLSWSKKSEHCPDVETANAAGRSGTNLRSQERKYSCSSIELDLDRSCGHRFLGRSLKQKLQDAVGQCFPIKNCSSRHASGLPSKRKIHISELMLDKCPFPPRSELAFRWHLIKRHTAPISPKAEEWIIADLSQHEEREDQLRDEDVANGGMDSPSPSCDFTDSSSSRGEPRPELVTGKVARSSRDESDMDSDDEVITLCTSSRKRNKPKWETDDELLRMETPPKYHTQIDYVHCLVPDLLQINNNPCYWGVMDKYAAEALLEGKPEGTFLLRDSAQEDYLFSVSFRRYSRSLHARIEQWNHNFSFDAHDPCVFHSPDITGLLEHYKDPSSCMFFEPLLSTPLNRTFPFSLQHICRTVICNCTTYDGIDALPIPPSVKLYLKEYHYKSKVRVLRIDVPEQQS; encoded by the coding sequence ATGGCAGAAAACAAGGACAGCAGTGCGAAAAACGCGGATGTGAGGCCCAAAAGCAGCCGGAGCAGAAGCGCAGACAGAAAGGATGGATATGTCTGGAGTGGGAAGAAACTCTCCTGGTCCAAGAAAAGTGAGCATTGTCCTGATGTTGAGACAGCAAATGCTGCAGGAAGGTCGGGGACTAATTTAAGGAGCCAAGAGAGGAAGTACAGCTGCTCGTCCATCGAGCTGGATCTAGACCGGTCCTGTGGCCACAGGTTTTTGGGCCGGTCTCTCAAACAGAagctgcaggatgctgtgggTCAGTGCTTTCCCATAAAGAACTGCAGCAGCCGGCACGCCTCCGGTCTGCCATCCAAAAGGAAAATCCATATCAGCGAGCTGATGCTGGATAAGTGTCCTTTCCCTCCGCGCTCGGAGCTGGCTTTCCGGTGGCACTTGATCAAAAGGCACACGGCCCCTATAAGTCCAAAGGCAGAAGAGTGGATAATTGCTGATTTATCCCAGCACGAGGAAAGGGAGGATCAGCTGCGAGACGAGGACGTTGCCAACGGGGGAATGGActctccctccccatcctgTGACTTCACGGACAGCAGTTCCTCTCGGGGTGAGCCGAGGCCTGAGCTGGTGACAGGAAAGGTGGCAAGGAGCAGTAGAGATGAGAGCGACATGGACTCCGATGATGAAGTCATAACCCTGTGCACAAGTTCTCGAAAACGAAACAAGCCCAAGTGGGAAACGGATGACGAGCTGCTACGGATGGAAACGCCCCCGAAATACCACACCCAGATCGATTATGTCCACTGCCTAGTGCCAGACCTCCTCCAGATCAACAACAATCCCTGCTACTGGGGAGTCATGGATAAATATGCAGCTGAGGCGCTGCTGGAAGGAAAGCCAGAGGGAACGTTTCTGTTGAGAGACTCTGCCCAGGAGGACTATTTGTTCTCCGTGAGCTTCAGGCGCTACAGTCGCTCCCTCCACGCCCGGATAGAGCAGTGGAATCACAACTTCAGCTTTGATGCCCATGATCCCTGTGTCTTCCATTCTCCTGACATCACGGGACTCCTAGAACACTACAAAGATCCGAGTTCCTGTATGTTCTTTGAACCACTTTTATCCACTCCCCTGAACAGgacctttcccttctctctccagcATATATGTAGAACGGTCATTTGCAACTGTACAACTTACGATGGTATTGATGCACTTCCCATTCCTCCCTCGGTGAAGCTGTATCTGAAGGAATATCATTATAAGTCAAAAGTTAGAGTGCTCAGGATTGATGTACCAGAGCAGCAAagctag